CCACCCGCCGGAGGTCTCGGGAAGGCCCGGCAGACCGGCACAGCGGGCATACGCCCACAGCGTGGTCGCATTGCCCCGCGGGCTGTCCCACTCCCAGGCGTGTGCCGCCTGCCGCCACACCCCCAGCAGATCCCGTCCGCGCCTTTCCAGCGACAGCGCGTCGAACGTCCCCGCGGCGGACACCGCTCGCAACCGGCCGGCGTCCACGTACGGCAGGAACTCCCACGACAGGAACCGCTCGTCCAGAACTCCGCCCGCCGCCGCGTGCTCCACGGCGTGCCGCCGCACATACGCGGGCGGGACTCCGGCCGGGTCGGCCATCCGCGCCAACTCCCCGGCGATCCGCGCCTCTACCGCGCGGCGCTCCGCCGCAGCATCCGCCGCCACGCGACCACTCCCGCCCCCGTCCCCGCCGTCCGGTGGGGCTCCACTGTAGGAGCAATACCCACTCGTCACCCGGAAGTTCGCGGAACTGTGCGATGGGCACTAAACGGCTTCGGCCCCACCTCGGTCGTATGCCGACCGCGCCGCCGCGATCTCCTCCTGGTGCGCCTCGGTCCACGTCACCAGGGACCGGATCGTGGCGTGCAACGTGCCGCCCAGCGGCGTCAGTTCGTACTCCACCTTCGGCGGCACCACCGGATGCACCGTCCGCTTCACCAGCCCGTCCCGCTCCAGCGAGCGCAGCGTCACGGTCAGCATCCGCTGGCTGATGCCGTCGATCTCCCGGCGCAGCTCCGTGAACCGCAGCCGCCGGTTCTCCAGCAGCGCGATGACGAGCAGCGACCACTTGTCGGCCACCCGGTCGAGGATCTGCCGCACCTGGCAGTCCTCCCGGGTGTCCCACTGGAAGGGGTCGGTGTCGCCGTAGTCCACGGCGTCGGTGCCCGCGCAATAACTCGGTGACTTCAAAGTGCCCTCTTCCATAGTCTCTTGATGCTGCCGCAGGGTGGAGGCGGTTACAAGAGGGAACCGACCCTCAGTCCCGTAACCGCTCCGATCTCTACATGTGGAGTGCTGCCATGGGCACGCGCGCTTGGGCGCTGTTACTCGTCCTCTGCGGAACGATCTTCCTGGAGGGCATCGACGTCGCGATGATGGCGGTCGCGATCCCGTCGATCAGATCCGATCTCGGGCTGACGACCGGCACCGCGGCCTGGGTGATGAGCGCCTACGTCCTCGGCTACGCCGGATTCACCCTGCTCGGCGGCCGGGCCGCGGACCTGCTCGGCCGCCGCCGGATGTTCCTGCTGTGGCTGACGGTGTTCCTGCTCTTCTCGGGGCTCGGCGGCTTCGCGACCGAGGGCTGGATGCTGGTCGTCGCCCGCTTCGTGACCGGGGTTTCCTCCGCGTTCATGACGCCGGCCGCGCTGTCCCTGATCACCACGTCGTACGAGGAGGGCCGGCAGCGCGAGAAGGCTCTGCTGGTGTTCGCCGGTACGGCGGCCGGCGGTTTCTCGCTCGGGCTCGTCGTCGGCGGCCTGCTCACCGAGCTCGGCTGGCGCTGGGTGTTCTTCGCGCCCGTACTGATGGCGGGCGCGCTGCTCCTGGCGGCCGTACGGCTGATTCCGCGTCAGCGGGAGGTGCCGGCCCCGGACCGGCGCACGTTCGACCTCCCCGGTGCGCTCACCGCCGCCGGGGCCATGCTGCTGGCCGCCTACGCCGTCGTACGCCTCGAACACGGTCTGGACGGCTGGCAGTTGACCGCGGCGTCGGCCCTCGCGGCGCTGCTGCTGGCCGCCGTCTTCGTAGCCGTCGAGCGGCGCACGGACGCCCCGCTGGTGCGGCTCGGCATCCTGCGCAAGGGCCCGGTCGTGCGTGCCGATCTGGGGGCGCTGCTGTTCGTCGGCGCCTTCTTCGGCTTCCAGTTCATGGTGACCCTGTACTTGCAGGAGCTGCGCGGCTGGTCGTCCCTCCAGACGGCGATCGCCCTGGTGATCATGGGCTGCGACGCGGTGCTGGCCCCGACCCTCACCCCGAAGCTGGTCACCCGCTACGGCAACGCCCGCGTGATCGTCGGCGGCTTCGCTCTCGCGGTCGTCGCCTACGGGCTGTTCCTGCCGGTCGGCATGGACTGGCCGTACCTGGCGATGTTCCCGACGCTGTTCATCGCGGGCACGGCCTTCGCGCTGGCGTACGGGCCGCTGACGATCGCCGCGACGGACGGGGTGGCGGAGTCCGAGCAGGGGCTGGCGAGCGGGTTGCTGACCACGGCCACGCAGTTCGGCTCGGCGGTCGGGATCTCGGCGGTGACGGCCGTCTACGGCTTGGCGTCGACCGGATCGGGTCCGGAGGCGACGCTCTCCGCGTTCCGTGCGGCGCTCACCGTGCCCGTCGTCATGGTGGTGCTGGGCCTGGTGGTCTCGGCCCTGAGCGTGCGGGCGGCCCGGCGCGCGGTGCGCAGGGCGTCCCAGGTGAGCAGGG
The nucleotide sequence above comes from Streptomyces sp. NL15-2K. Encoded proteins:
- a CDS encoding helix-turn-helix domain-containing protein: MEEGTLKSPSYCAGTDAVDYGDTDPFQWDTREDCQVRQILDRVADKWSLLVIALLENRRLRFTELRREIDGISQRMLTVTLRSLERDGLVKRTVHPVVPPKVEYELTPLGGTLHATIRSLVTWTEAHQEEIAAARSAYDRGGAEAV